TGCTGGTCGTTGACTCCCGACTGGTCTTTGCCCTGGTTGAAAATTTTTTTGGTGGTGCGGGAAGTCAACCCAAGGTTGAGGGGCGTGATTTTACCCCCATCGAACAGGCGATCGTTGAACGCGTCGTCAAAATCGCTTTGGCAAATATGGAAGAATCCTGGAAGCCGGTCCACGAAGTACATATCGAGCTGGTGCGGACCGAGGTTAATCCACAATTTGCAGCCATTGTTCCGCCGTCTGACGTTGTCATTGTCGTCACCTTTGAGGTCGAGTTGGAAAACGCCATTGGCTCCCTTATCGTGTGTCTCCCCTATGCGACCATGGAACCTATTCGTTCAAAATTGCACGCGTCTTTCCAGTCTGAACGGCTTGAAGTGGACCATGTCTGGATCAATCGATTCAAAGAACGTCTGATGGAAACGCCAGTGGAAATGGTCGTTCGCATGGGCCGAACATCCATCACAGGGCGGCAGCTGCTTTACCTTCAGGAAGGCGACATCATTCTTTTGGATACGGATGAGGATGAATTGCTTGAAGCGGAAATTGAAGGAATTCGTAAATTTCAAGGACTGCCTGGTCGAGTCAAGGGCAACAAATCTTTTCAAGTCATCAAGGAAGAGGAAATCCGTTTCTAGTTCCTTGTCTCCCAAACAGATACAGGCCGCACCATGCGGCCTTTTTTTTGTTCAATGAACGAAACAGCTTGACTTTGCGCGCTCCAATTGGTCAAATTTTGCCTTAATTTGAGAGAAGGAGCCTGTCTCATGAAAAAAATACTGTTGTCTCTGTTGGCGGTGTTGCTCTGTGCAACAACCGTTTTAGCCGGAAAATCATATACTATTTCAGTGACGCAAATTGTTGAGCATCCGTCCCTCGACGCCATGCGAAAAGGTGTTGCTGACAGACTTGAGGAAAAAGGCATTGATGCCACATTCAATGTCCATATTGCCCAGGGAAATGCAGCAACGAATGTACAAATTATCAGCCAAATCATTGGAGAACAGCCTGACTTGGTTTTGGCAATTGCCACGACGGGAGCACAGGCTGCGGCACAGAAAATTCATGATCGTCCCATCGTGTTTACCGGTGTGACCGATCCAGTGACAGCCGGTTTGGTCAAGGATCTGCAAAATTCAAATGCAACAAACGTAACCGGCATGTCGGATTTCAGTCCGATGGACAAACATGTTGCCTTGATTCAGGAAATTGTTCCGTCCACTCAGGCTATCGGTGTCATTTATAATGCAGGTGAACCGAATTCCGTGGCATCGGTGGGTGCCTTGCGAGAAAATGCGGCCAAGGCCGGGCTCACGGTCGAAGAGGCTACCATTGCGAACTCGAGCGGCGTGTATCAAGCGGCTCAAAGTTTGATCGGACGATGCGATGTCATTTATATCCCAACGGATAATACAGCCATTTCCGCCTTGGAATCCGCTATTAAAGTCTGCACACAAAATCAACTTCCCCTCATTGTTGCAGATGTAGATTCCGTCGCCCGTGGAGCTCTTGCTGCAGTGGCTGTGGATTATTATAAAATGGGACTGCAAACTGGCGATATGGTCGCCCGAATTCTTGTCGATGGGGCAGATCCTTCCAAAATGCCGGTCGAGTTCCTCAATGATCTCAATCTGCACGTGAACACGACGGCCGCAGCATCCATGGGTGTGACCATACCGGACACTGTTTTGAGTCGGGCATCCAAAATTATTGAGTAGTCTCGCATTTGCTTATTTTATCCAATAAGTATAAAAGGCGCGTTGCTCAAACGCGCCTTTTCGTTTCCTGTGGAACAGGAATATTTCTGTTTGGTTCTCGATGAATTGAGGGAAAAAAATGACAAGTTATGCTTTTTTTGGAGCCTTGGAACAAGGATTCGCCTACGGCCTGATGGTCATCGGCGTCTACCTGACATTTCGAGTACTGGACTTCCCGGATCTGACGGTCGATGGCAGCCTGCCTCTTGGGGCCGCAGTGTCTGCGGTTGCGGTCACTTCAGGCTATTCACCGCTTCTTGCGATTCTGATGGCAGCCGGAGCCGGTTTTCTCGCGGGTATGGTGACCGGGATTCTCAACACCAAATTCAAGATACTCCATCTGCTTGCGTCCATTTTGACCATGATTGCGCTGTATTCAATCAATTTGCGTATCATGGGACGTCCAAATATAGCGTTGCTGGGACAGGAAACGGTCGTTGATTGGTTCATGAAATTGACAGGGTTATCCCCCTCCTACTCCAACCCCCTTCTTTTCCTGTGCATCTGTCTGGTGATCGTTTTTATCCTCATCTGGTTCTTACACACAGAGCAGGGATTGGCTTTTTTAGCGACAGGCAACAATATGCAGATGATTACCAGTCAAGGTGTCAACACGGACACGGTCATCATTTTTGGAGTGGGATTGTCCAACGCATTGGTTGCCACCTCCGGCGCACTGGTTGCCCAGAATCAAGGAGCGGCCGATGTGAATATGGGCGTGGGAACCATCATTGCCGGTCTGGCTTCAGTCATCCTTGGTGAAACGATTTTTGGAGATAAAACCATTGGACGCGCGCTTATTGCCGCACTTCTCGGGTCTGCTCTCTATCGAATTGCCATTGGTTTAGCCCTTGGTCTCAAGCTTGGATCATTCTCAATCACACCAAGCGATTTGAATCTTATCACTGCACTCATTGTTGTTGTGGCTTTGGTCTCCCCAAGAATAAAGCGCACATTCCTCGCCAGGAGAGCCGCATGATTACCATAACAGAAATGAATAAGGCCTTTAACAAGGGCGATGTCAATGAGGTGACCGCACTGAAAAAGGTCAACCTTGAAGTGAAAGACGGTGACTTTATCACCATTATCGGTTCAAATGGTGCAGGGAAATCAACATTTCTCAATGCGTTGGCCGGATCATTCCCTATTGATTCCGGCAAAATTATTCTGGGTGAAATCGATATTACCAAATGGCCGGAATATAAACGCGCAAGCCTGATTGGTCGGGTCTTTCAAGATCCGCTGCTGGGAACCTGCGCACACGCGACGATTGAACAGAATCTGGCCTTGGCGAAAAAACGGGGAATCACCAGAGGGCTTTCCCGTGGAGTAAAAAAGTTAGATCGGGAGTTTTTCAAAGAGAAACTGTCCATACTTGGTCTGGGACTCGAAGATCGGCTCAAGGCGCAAACAGGCCTGCTTTCCGGTGGACAACGACAAGCCCTAACCATGCTCATGGCGACATTGGTCCGCCCTCGCCTGCTGCTGCTGGATGAACACACTGCCGCCCTTGATCCGAAAACCGGCAGCATGGTTCTCGAATTGACCAAAGAAATAGTCAGTTCTCAAGGGCTGACCACACTCATGGTCACGCATAACATGCAGCAGGCCATTTCCATGGGAAATCGACTCATCATGTTTCATCGTGGTGAAATCGTCGTGGATATTTGCGGCGAAGAAAAACAAAATCTCAAGGTTGAAGATCTCTTATCGCGTTTCTCGAAGTTGCGTGGTGAAGACGGGGTCTCCGACCGGATGTTGTTGAGCTAGGGGTGCTCGACACCATCTATTGGCAAGAACTGGCAGAATCTGCCAATCTAAATACACATACAAACTGACAAGACGGAGGCTATTATGGCTATCGAACAAACATTTTCCATCATTAAACCCGACGCAGTGGGTCGCGGTCTCATCGCTGAAATTCTCAAAATGATCACTGATTCAGGCCTCAAAATCAAAGGCATGAAAATGATCCACATGGATCGTGCCAAGGCTGAAGGCTTCTACGCCGTTCACAAGGAACGTCCTTTCTTCGGCGAATTAGTTGACTACATGATTTCCGGCCCTGTAGTTGTTTCTTGTCTGGAAGGTGAAAACGCCATCGAAGCA
This DNA window, taken from Pseudodesulfovibrio sp. JC047, encodes the following:
- a CDS encoding ABC transporter substrate-binding protein, which codes for MKKILLSLLAVLLCATTVLAGKSYTISVTQIVEHPSLDAMRKGVADRLEEKGIDATFNVHIAQGNAATNVQIISQIIGEQPDLVLAIATTGAQAAAQKIHDRPIVFTGVTDPVTAGLVKDLQNSNATNVTGMSDFSPMDKHVALIQEIVPSTQAIGVIYNAGEPNSVASVGALRENAAKAGLTVEEATIANSSGVYQAAQSLIGRCDVIYIPTDNTAISALESAIKVCTQNQLPLIVADVDSVARGALAAVAVDYYKMGLQTGDMVARILVDGADPSKMPVEFLNDLNLHVNTTAAASMGVTIPDTVLSRASKIIE
- the ndk gene encoding nucleoside-diphosphate kinase, which produces MAIEQTFSIIKPDAVGRGLIAEILKMITDSGLKIKGMKMIHMDRAKAEGFYAVHKERPFFGELVDYMISGPVVVSCLEGENAIEAYRALMGATNPADAAEGTIRAAYGQNIQNNSCHGSDAAETAKTEIAYFFNSDELVG
- a CDS encoding ABC transporter permease yields the protein MTSYAFFGALEQGFAYGLMVIGVYLTFRVLDFPDLTVDGSLPLGAAVSAVAVTSGYSPLLAILMAAGAGFLAGMVTGILNTKFKILHLLASILTMIALYSINLRIMGRPNIALLGQETVVDWFMKLTGLSPSYSNPLLFLCICLVIVFILIWFLHTEQGLAFLATGNNMQMITSQGVNTDTVIIFGVGLSNALVATSGALVAQNQGAADVNMGVGTIIAGLASVILGETIFGDKTIGRALIAALLGSALYRIAIGLALGLKLGSFSITPSDLNLITALIVVVALVSPRIKRTFLARRAA
- a CDS encoding ATP-binding cassette domain-containing protein codes for the protein MITITEMNKAFNKGDVNEVTALKKVNLEVKDGDFITIIGSNGAGKSTFLNALAGSFPIDSGKIILGEIDITKWPEYKRASLIGRVFQDPLLGTCAHATIEQNLALAKKRGITRGLSRGVKKLDREFFKEKLSILGLGLEDRLKAQTGLLSGGQRQALTMLMATLVRPRLLLLDEHTAALDPKTGSMVLELTKEIVSSQGLTTLMVTHNMQQAISMGNRLIMFHRGEIVVDICGEEKQNLKVEDLLSRFSKLRGEDGVSDRMLLS
- the fliM gene encoding flagellar motor switch protein FliM; this encodes MSKILEQDEVDALLRGLSGGDVETETEIPEDETGIVAFDLANQDRIIRGRMPVLEIVNDRFARLCTNALANTMRKRVDINPISIDMSKFGDFMRSLPVPTSISIFKMDPLRGNALLVVDSRLVFALVENFFGGAGSQPKVEGRDFTPIEQAIVERVVKIALANMEESWKPVHEVHIELVRTEVNPQFAAIVPPSDVVIVVTFEVELENAIGSLIVCLPYATMEPIRSKLHASFQSERLEVDHVWINRFKERLMETPVEMVVRMGRTSITGRQLLYLQEGDIILLDTDEDELLEAEIEGIRKFQGLPGRVKGNKSFQVIKEEEIRF